A region from the Actinoplanes sp. OR16 genome encodes:
- a CDS encoding cysteine desulfurase family protein, with the protein MDYTGDPAGQPVYLDAASAAPLHPIAREAMLAALADGWADPARLYAAGRRAQQLLEAASAVVAEILSVRVDELSFWHSGTSAAQAAVLGGLKGRRRAGSTLVRSAIEHSSVILAAPDAVEVGVDRLGRLDLDAWQAAVSAPGVALASLISASHEVGTVQPVEEAAGLCSEAGVPLFVDAAQTVGRSPVPRGWDLLSASAHKWGGPPGVGVLVVRKGVRWISPHPQDDLYRPRPQGALDLPAVVAAAASLRAVSAEARAEGVRLTALVDHIRQTVAATVPDVEIVGDPVQRLPHLVTFSCLYVDGEALLHALDRHGFAVSSGSSCTSSTLRPSHVLEAMGVLSHGNVRVSLHRDTTSAEVERFLAVLPGLVAGIRKEAGF; encoded by the coding sequence GTGGATTACACAGGCGATCCGGCCGGGCAGCCGGTCTACCTGGACGCCGCGAGCGCGGCGCCGCTGCATCCGATCGCGCGCGAGGCCATGCTGGCTGCCCTTGCGGACGGATGGGCCGACCCCGCGCGGCTCTACGCGGCCGGGCGGCGGGCCCAGCAACTGCTCGAGGCGGCCTCCGCGGTGGTCGCGGAGATCTTGAGCGTACGGGTGGACGAGCTGTCCTTCTGGCATTCCGGCACTTCCGCGGCCCAGGCGGCCGTCCTCGGTGGTCTGAAGGGCCGTCGCCGGGCAGGGTCCACCCTGGTCCGTTCGGCGATCGAGCACTCCTCGGTGATCCTCGCGGCCCCGGATGCCGTCGAGGTGGGGGTGGACCGTCTCGGCCGGCTCGACCTCGATGCTTGGCAGGCCGCCGTGTCGGCGCCCGGCGTGGCTCTCGCGAGCCTGATCAGTGCCAGTCACGAGGTGGGTACCGTGCAGCCGGTCGAGGAGGCCGCCGGCCTCTGTTCCGAGGCGGGCGTGCCGTTGTTCGTGGATGCGGCGCAGACGGTGGGGCGGTCACCCGTACCCCGCGGGTGGGATCTTCTCAGCGCGAGCGCCCACAAGTGGGGTGGTCCGCCCGGCGTGGGAGTCCTGGTGGTCCGCAAGGGTGTGCGGTGGATCTCACCGCATCCGCAAGATGATCTTTATCGCCCGAGGCCACAAGGGGCGCTCGATCTCCCGGCGGTGGTCGCGGCCGCGGCGAGCCTGCGGGCCGTCTCGGCCGAGGCCCGAGCCGAGGGGGTACGCCTGACCGCACTGGTGGACCACATCCGTCAGACGGTGGCCGCGACCGTTCCGGACGTGGAGATCGTCGGGGACCCGGTCCAGCGGTTGCCCCACCTGGTCACGTTCAGCTGCCTCTACGTGGACGGCGAGGCGCTGCTGCACGCCCTGGACCGGCACGGCTTCGCGGTCTCGTCCGGCTCCTCGTGCACGTCCTCGACGCTGCGGCCCAGCCACGTGCTGGAGGCGATGGGCGTTCTCAGCCACGGCAACGTCCGGGTGTCGCTGCACCGGGACACCACGTCAGCGGAGGTCGAGCGGTTCCTCGCGGTGCTGCCCGGCCTGGTCGCCGGCATCCGGAAGGAGGCCGGGTTCTGA
- the murA gene encoding UDP-N-acetylglucosamine 1-carboxyvinyltransferase, with amino-acid sequence MTDDVLIVHGGTPLQGQIRVRGAKNLVSKAMVAALLGESPSHLYDVPGIRDVEVVRGLLELHGVKVTDGAEDGELVMDPTNVESASTDEINVHAGSSRIPILFCGPLLHRLGHAFIPDLGGCHIGPRPIDFHIKSLREFGAIVDKTPEGMHLSAPNGLHGAKLELPYPSVGATEQVLLTAVRAEGVTELRNAAIEPEIIDLICILQKMGAIIKVHTDRVIEIHGVPRLYGYEHKPIPDRIEAASWAAAALATRGEIEVVGARQADMMTFLNVYRSIGGELKITDDRIARPGVTGAEGGIKFWHPGGELKAVALETDVHPGFMTDWQQPLVVALTQARGISIMHETVYEQRLGYTDALNQMGATIQVYRDCLGGTPCRFGRRNFMHSAVIAGPSKLHAADLRIPDLRAGFAHLIAALAAEGTSRVYGVDLIKRGYEDFEAKLAALGAHVERP; translated from the coding sequence TTGACCGACGATGTCCTGATCGTGCACGGCGGTACGCCGCTGCAAGGTCAGATCCGGGTCCGTGGCGCCAAGAATCTCGTTTCCAAGGCGATGGTCGCCGCCCTGCTGGGCGAGTCGCCGAGCCACCTCTACGACGTGCCGGGCATCCGGGACGTCGAGGTCGTGCGCGGCCTCCTCGAACTGCACGGCGTGAAGGTCACCGACGGCGCCGAGGACGGCGAGCTGGTGATGGACCCCACCAACGTGGAGAGCGCCAGCACCGACGAGATCAACGTGCACGCCGGGTCCAGCCGTATCCCGATCCTGTTCTGCGGCCCGCTGCTGCACCGGCTCGGTCACGCGTTCATCCCGGACCTGGGTGGCTGCCACATCGGCCCGCGGCCGATCGACTTCCACATCAAGTCGCTGCGCGAGTTCGGCGCGATCGTCGACAAGACCCCCGAGGGCATGCACCTGAGCGCCCCGAACGGTCTGCACGGCGCCAAGCTGGAACTGCCCTACCCGAGCGTCGGCGCCACCGAGCAGGTGCTGCTCACCGCGGTCCGCGCCGAGGGCGTCACCGAGCTGCGCAACGCGGCCATCGAACCGGAGATCATCGATCTCATCTGCATCCTGCAGAAGATGGGCGCCATCATCAAGGTGCACACCGACCGGGTCATCGAGATCCACGGCGTGCCTCGCCTCTACGGGTACGAGCACAAGCCGATCCCGGACCGGATCGAGGCCGCGAGCTGGGCCGCCGCCGCGCTCGCCACCCGCGGCGAGATCGAGGTCGTCGGCGCCCGCCAGGCCGACATGATGACGTTCCTGAACGTCTACCGGTCCATCGGTGGCGAGCTGAAGATCACCGACGACCGGATCGCCCGGCCCGGCGTCACCGGCGCCGAGGGCGGCATCAAGTTCTGGCACCCGGGCGGCGAGCTCAAGGCCGTCGCGCTGGAGACGGACGTGCACCCCGGCTTCATGACCGACTGGCAGCAGCCGCTCGTCGTCGCGCTCACCCAGGCCCGCGGCATCTCGATCATGCACGAGACGGTGTACGAGCAGCGGCTCGGCTACACCGACGCGCTCAACCAGATGGGCGCGACCATCCAGGTCTACCGGGACTGCCTCGGCGGAACCCCGTGCCGCTTCGGCCGCCGCAACTTCATGCACTCCGCGGTCATCGCCGGCCCCTCCAAGCTGCACGCCGCCGACCTGCGCATCCCCGACCTGCGGGCCGGTTTCGCGCACCTCATCGCGGCCCTGGCCGCCGAAGGCACCTCGCGGGTCTACGGCGTCGACCTCATCAAGCGCGGCTACGAGGACTTCGAAGCCAAGCTGGCCGCTCTCGGCGCTCACGTCGAGCGTCCCTGA
- a CDS encoding sulfurtransferase TusA family protein has product MITLDCLGQRCPLPVIKLAKAIPGVAVGEIVRVLADDPAAANDIPAWCRMKGQEFVAGHGHQFDVRRIT; this is encoded by the coding sequence CTGATCACCCTCGACTGCCTCGGCCAGCGCTGCCCGCTACCCGTGATCAAGTTGGCGAAGGCGATCCCCGGCGTCGCCGTCGGCGAGATCGTCCGGGTGCTCGCCGACGATCCGGCCGCGGCCAACGACATCCCCGCCTGGTGCCGCATGAAGGGGCAGGAGTTCGTCGCCGGCCACGGCCATCAGTTCGACGTACGAAGGATCACCTGA
- the trpD gene encoding anthranilate phosphoribosyltransferase: MAARTWPNLTSALLRGEELATADTAWAMGEIMAGNTTPVQVAGFAIALRAKGETPAELAGLVEAMLSNATLVELPEKVRTSAVDVVGTGGDRANTVNISTMAAIVTAAAGVTVVKHGNRSASSTTGTADLLEHFGLPLDLGPAGVARTVSEAGIGFCFAARYHPGMRHAAVTRRELGVPTFFNVLGPLTNPARPTAAAVGCFDPRMAPVMAEVFALRGDSALVMRGEDGLDEFTTAAPTRVWVAKDGKVEELLVDATELGLPRSAPDALRGGDAAFNADVARRTFAGEPGAVRDAVVLNAAAALAAQSGFPGDFRDTLRAGIARAQETIDSGAVTAQLDRWVTAAQAAKAAE, translated from the coding sequence ATGGCCGCACGTACCTGGCCCAACCTGACGAGTGCTCTGCTCCGTGGCGAGGAACTCGCCACCGCGGACACCGCCTGGGCCATGGGCGAGATCATGGCGGGCAACACGACGCCGGTGCAGGTCGCCGGTTTCGCGATCGCGCTGCGCGCCAAGGGTGAGACGCCCGCCGAGCTGGCCGGCCTGGTGGAGGCCATGCTGTCGAACGCCACGCTGGTGGAGCTCCCGGAGAAGGTCCGCACCAGCGCTGTCGACGTGGTCGGCACCGGCGGTGACCGGGCCAACACCGTGAACATCTCCACGATGGCGGCGATCGTGACGGCCGCGGCCGGGGTGACCGTCGTGAAGCACGGCAACCGGTCCGCTTCCTCCACCACCGGTACGGCCGACCTGCTGGAGCACTTCGGCCTCCCCCTCGATCTCGGTCCCGCCGGAGTGGCCCGGACCGTGTCCGAGGCCGGCATCGGCTTCTGCTTCGCCGCCCGCTACCACCCCGGCATGCGGCACGCCGCGGTGACCCGCCGTGAGCTGGGCGTCCCGACCTTCTTCAACGTGCTCGGCCCGCTGACCAACCCGGCCCGCCCGACGGCCGCTGCGGTCGGCTGCTTCGACCCGCGGATGGCCCCGGTGATGGCCGAGGTCTTCGCCCTCCGCGGCGACTCGGCGCTGGTGATGCGCGGCGAGGACGGGCTTGACGAGTTCACCACGGCGGCGCCGACCCGGGTCTGGGTGGCGAAGGACGGCAAGGTGGAGGAGCTGCTCGTCGACGCGACCGAGCTGGGTCTGCCGCGCAGCGCGCCGGACGCCCTGCGCGGTGGCGACGCGGCGTTCAACGCCGACGTGGCGCGGCGGACGTTCGCCGGCGAGCCGGGCGCGGTCCGGGACGCCGTCGTGCTGAACGCGGCGGCTGCCCTCGCGGCGCAGAGTGGCTTCCCCGGCGACTTCAGGGACACGCTGCGGGCCGGGATCGCCCGAGCCCAGGAGACGATCGACTCCGGGGCCGTGACGGCGCAGCTGGACCGCTGGGTGACCGCGGCCCAGGCGGCCAAGGCCGCCGAATAA
- the erpA gene encoding iron-sulfur cluster insertion protein ErpA, protein MTTEAHTESTEATAPTGVTLTDVAAVKVKALIEQEGRDDLRLRIAVQPGGCSGLRYQLFFDERSLDGDVVNDFGGVEVVVDRMSAPYLAGATIDFADRIDAQGFTIDNPNAQNSCACGDSFH, encoded by the coding sequence GTGACCACTGAAGCGCACACCGAGTCGACCGAGGCGACCGCCCCGACCGGCGTCACCCTCACCGACGTCGCCGCGGTGAAGGTCAAGGCCCTGATCGAGCAGGAAGGGCGCGACGACCTGCGCCTGCGCATCGCCGTACAGCCCGGTGGCTGCTCCGGCCTGCGCTACCAGCTCTTCTTCGACGAGCGTTCGCTCGACGGCGACGTCGTGAACGACTTCGGCGGCGTCGAGGTCGTCGTGGACCGCATGTCCGCGCCGTACCTCGCGGGCGCGACCATCGACTTCGCGGACCGCATCGACGCGCAGGGCTTCACGATCGACAACCCGAACGCGCAGAACTCCTGCGCCTGCGGCGACTCGTTCCACTGA
- a CDS encoding cytochrome c oxidase subunit 4 has protein sequence MRTEYKIFAGVAVFLFGAAAVYGFYTHATATDGAVSSGSAYNGGVEWVGVVALILSGLLCLMCAGFFWFVARRIDLRPEDREDGEIAEGAGEVGFFSPGSYWPFGIALSAAIAGLGLVFWMWWLLAFGLVCVIFTACGMLFEYYSGTRHPESSHH, from the coding sequence GTGCGTACCGAATACAAGATCTTCGCCGGCGTCGCCGTCTTCCTCTTCGGAGCGGCCGCGGTGTACGGGTTCTACACGCACGCGACCGCCACCGACGGCGCGGTCAGCAGCGGCTCGGCGTACAACGGCGGTGTCGAGTGGGTCGGCGTCGTCGCGCTGATCCTGTCCGGGCTGCTCTGTCTGATGTGCGCGGGCTTCTTCTGGTTCGTCGCCCGGCGCATCGACCTGCGTCCGGAGGACCGGGAGGACGGCGAGATCGCCGAGGGCGCCGGCGAGGTCGGCTTCTTCAGCCCGGGCAGCTACTGGCCGTTCGGCATCGCGCTCTCCGCCGCGATCGCCGGCCTCGGCCTGGTGTTCTGGATGTGGTGGCTGCTCGCCTTCGGCCTGGTCTGCGTGATCTTCACGGCCTGCGGCATGCTGTTCGAGTACTACTCGGGCACGCGGCACCCGGAGTCGTCGCACCACTGA
- a CDS encoding ATP-binding protein — protein MVLAVFAGLPGVGKSTLAAQVATELPAAVLAVDTVDFTLQRYDVQEHRPGYAAYGVVAALAEEQLKIGHSVIIDAVNPVKSARQLWVDLAERMDVPLRVVEVICGDDAEHRRRVEARYAARDHEGVPDWVRVLERQAEYEPYLGPRLVVDTYLAKDPVSPVVGYLR, from the coding sequence ATGGTTCTCGCGGTCTTCGCCGGCCTGCCCGGCGTCGGCAAGAGCACCCTCGCCGCGCAGGTCGCCACCGAGCTGCCGGCGGCGGTGCTCGCCGTCGACACCGTCGACTTCACGCTCCAGCGCTACGACGTGCAGGAGCACCGGCCCGGCTACGCCGCCTACGGCGTGGTGGCCGCGCTCGCCGAGGAGCAACTCAAGATCGGCCACAGCGTGATCATCGACGCGGTCAACCCGGTCAAGTCGGCCCGCCAGCTCTGGGTCGACCTGGCCGAGCGGATGGACGTGCCGCTGCGCGTGGTCGAGGTGATCTGCGGCGACGACGCGGAGCACCGCCGCCGGGTCGAGGCCCGCTATGCGGCCCGCGACCACGAGGGCGTGCCCGACTGGGTGCGGGTGCTGGAGCGCCAGGCGGAGTACGAGCCGTACCTGGGCCCGCGCCTGGTCGTCGACACCTACCTCGCGAAGGACCCGGTCAGCCCGGTCGTCGGCTACCTCAGGTGA
- a CDS encoding DUF3043 domain-containing protein: MSPLFRRKPEEAAPTEVEAVTTDADNRPKGYTPSKKELGVVTPKRAAVGRRVQDKAPENRKEAYKQLRERQRTERAEANEGMRNGDERYLLARDRGPERSLVRDIVDSRRTVGSWFIAGAVVVLIGSSVPNRTVQNFSTLVWALLALAVLVDSILIARKIKKLVKERFPQSTQRMGSLYLYGIMRGLTFRRMRIPKSKVEYGDKI, from the coding sequence GTGTCCCCGCTGTTTCGCCGTAAGCCAGAGGAAGCCGCCCCCACCGAGGTGGAGGCGGTGACGACCGATGCCGACAACCGCCCCAAGGGCTACACGCCCAGCAAGAAAGAGCTGGGTGTGGTCACGCCGAAGCGGGCCGCCGTCGGCCGTCGCGTGCAGGACAAGGCCCCGGAGAACCGCAAGGAGGCCTACAAGCAGCTCCGTGAGCGGCAGCGGACCGAGCGTGCCGAAGCCAACGAGGGCATGCGCAACGGTGACGAGCGCTACCTGCTGGCCCGTGACCGCGGCCCGGAGCGTTCCCTGGTCCGTGACATCGTCGACTCCCGGCGCACCGTCGGCTCCTGGTTCATCGCCGGCGCCGTCGTCGTCCTGATCGGCTCCTCGGTCCCGAACCGCACGGTGCAGAACTTCAGCACCCTGGTCTGGGCCCTGCTCGCGCTGGCCGTCCTGGTCGACAGCATCCTGATCGCCCGGAAGATCAAGAAGCTGGTCAAGGAGCGCTTCCCGCAGAGCACGCAGCGGATGGGGTCCCTTTATCTGTACGGCATCATGCGCGGCCTGACCTTCCGCCGCATGCGCATCCCGAAGTCCAAGGTCGAATACGGCGACAAGATCTGA
- a CDS encoding carbohydrate kinase family protein codes for MKIAVTGSIATDHLMHFPGKFADQLIADQLHKVSLSFLVDDLVVRRGGVAPNIAFGMAKLGLRPILVGAVGADFADYRSWLERHGVDCDSVHVSDVAHTARFVCTTDDDLNQIASFYAGAMAEARNIELAPVNERAGGLDLVLIGANDPAAMIRHSEECRARGYAFVADPSQQLARMDGSDVLSLIRGAEFLMTNEYERSLLETKAGLTSEQVLDEVKIRVTTLGKDGVEITGRGIERIHVPVVPGVIGEDPTGVGDGFRAGFFAGVHWGLSLERSAQIGSLVAALVLETVGTQEYDIKPAEFTKRFAAAYGDDAAAEIAQFLNN; via the coding sequence ATGAAGATCGCCGTCACCGGCTCGATCGCCACCGACCACCTGATGCACTTCCCCGGCAAGTTCGCCGACCAGCTGATCGCGGATCAGCTGCACAAGGTCTCCCTCTCCTTCCTCGTCGACGACCTGGTGGTGCGTCGCGGCGGTGTCGCGCCGAACATCGCGTTCGGGATGGCCAAGCTGGGCCTGCGGCCGATCCTGGTGGGCGCGGTCGGCGCCGACTTCGCCGACTACCGGTCGTGGCTCGAGCGGCACGGCGTCGACTGCGACTCGGTGCACGTGAGCGACGTGGCGCACACCGCCCGGTTCGTCTGCACCACCGACGACGACCTGAACCAGATCGCCTCGTTCTACGCGGGCGCGATGGCCGAGGCCCGCAACATCGAGCTGGCCCCGGTGAACGAACGGGCCGGCGGCCTCGACCTGGTGCTGATCGGCGCCAACGACCCGGCCGCGATGATCCGCCACTCTGAGGAGTGCCGGGCCCGGGGCTACGCGTTCGTGGCCGACCCGTCGCAGCAGCTCGCCCGGATGGACGGCTCCGACGTGCTGAGCCTGATCCGCGGCGCCGAGTTCCTGATGACCAACGAGTACGAGCGCTCGCTCCTGGAGACCAAGGCCGGTCTCACCTCCGAGCAGGTCCTCGACGAGGTCAAGATCCGGGTCACCACGCTCGGCAAGGACGGCGTGGAGATCACCGGCCGGGGGATCGAGCGGATCCACGTGCCGGTCGTCCCGGGCGTGATCGGCGAGGACCCGACCGGTGTCGGCGACGGCTTCCGGGCCGGTTTCTTCGCGGGCGTGCATTGGGGGCTGAGCCTGGAGCGGTCCGCGCAGATCGGCTCGCTGGTGGCGGCGCTGGTGCTGGAGACGGTCGGCACCCAGGAGTACGACATCAAGCCCGCCGAGTTCACCAAGCGCTTCGCTGCGGCGTACGGCGACGACGCCGCCGCTGAAATCGCCCAGTTCCTGAACAACTAG
- the nadA gene encoding quinolinate synthase NadA — MMDVTSTWTEPQNTPLALLLLGKGTDPASERGVDCPGDLPAPSDPGLVARATAAKEALGSRVFVLGHHYQRDEVIQFADVTGDSFKLAQQAAARPDAEFIVFCGVHFMAESADILTKPDQKVILPDLAAGCSMADMAVLGQVETAWEHFEDLGITDQIVPVTYMNSSADIKGFVGRNSGVVCTSSNAKRALDWSFEQGSKVFFLPDQHLGRNTAVLEMGFDLDDCVLYDPHKPKGGLTDEQLRNARMILWRGHCSVHGRFTLDSVREVRERVPGVNVLVHPECRHEVVRAADHVGSTEYIIKALEAAPAGSAWAVGTELNLVRRLALAHPDKQIMFLDRAVCYCSTMNRIDLPHLVWTLEELVAGRVPNVITVDEKTAHEARVALDQMLALP; from the coding sequence ATGATGGACGTGACGTCGACCTGGACCGAACCTCAGAACACCCCTCTGGCACTGCTGCTGCTCGGCAAGGGCACCGACCCGGCCAGCGAGCGCGGCGTCGACTGCCCCGGCGATCTGCCCGCGCCCAGCGACCCCGGCCTGGTGGCCCGGGCCACGGCGGCGAAGGAGGCGCTCGGGTCCCGGGTGTTCGTTCTCGGCCACCATTACCAGCGTGACGAGGTGATCCAGTTCGCCGACGTCACCGGTGACTCGTTCAAGCTCGCCCAGCAGGCCGCGGCCCGCCCGGACGCCGAGTTCATCGTCTTCTGCGGCGTGCACTTCATGGCCGAGAGCGCCGACATCCTCACGAAGCCCGATCAGAAGGTGATCCTGCCGGACCTGGCGGCCGGTTGCTCGATGGCCGACATGGCGGTGCTCGGGCAGGTGGAGACGGCCTGGGAGCACTTCGAGGACCTGGGCATCACCGACCAGATCGTGCCGGTGACGTACATGAACTCGTCGGCCGACATCAAGGGCTTCGTCGGCCGCAACTCCGGCGTCGTCTGCACCTCGTCGAACGCCAAGCGGGCCCTCGACTGGTCGTTCGAGCAGGGTTCCAAGGTCTTCTTCCTGCCCGACCAGCACCTCGGCCGCAACACCGCGGTGCTGGAGATGGGCTTCGACCTCGACGACTGCGTGCTCTACGACCCGCACAAGCCGAAGGGCGGCCTGACCGACGAGCAGCTGCGGAACGCCCGGATGATCCTGTGGCGCGGGCACTGCTCGGTGCACGGCCGGTTCACCCTGGACAGCGTCCGTGAGGTGCGCGAGCGGGTCCCCGGCGTGAACGTGCTGGTCCACCCGGAGTGCCGGCACGAGGTGGTCCGGGCCGCCGATCACGTCGGCTCGACGGAATACATCATCAAGGCTCTGGAAGCGGCGCCCGCTGGTTCGGCGTGGGCCGTGGGCACGGAGCTGAACCTCGTACGAAGGCTCGCTCTCGCCCATCCGGACAAGCAGATCATGTTCCTCGACCGGGCGGTCTGCTACTGCTCCACGATGAACCGCATCGACCTGCCGCACCTCGTCTGGACGCTCGAGGAGCTCGTCGCCGGCCGCGTGCCGAACGTGATCACGGTCGACGAGAAGACCGCGCACGAGGCCCGGGTGGCCCTCGACCAGATGCTCGCCCTGCCGTAA
- a CDS encoding glycerate kinase, with translation MRVLICPDKFAGTLSAPAVADAVAEGWSVPDDVLVRRPLADGGPGFVEVLATALGGRRIPVSTVDPLGRPAPGEILVAGGTAYVESAQACGLHLLATSERDPKATISYGLGILLTAAVESGATEVVVGLGGSAVNDAGAGMLAALGAAPVDVAGNVLPYGGGPLITAAGLAGEPRLRQVSLVAATDVDNPLTGLHGASNVFGPQKGASREDVLRLDAALEHFAGVLEKAFGRTGLAAEPGGGAAGGLGAALIALGGRVTSGINLVTNLIGLDAELDAADLVITGEGSFDHQSLRGKVVAGIAAGARDRGLPCVVLAGRNETGHREAAAAGVTETHTLVEHFGSVEQALAEPARGLRELSAELAQQWSR, from the coding sequence GTGCGCGTACTGATCTGTCCGGACAAGTTCGCCGGCACCCTTTCCGCCCCCGCTGTCGCCGATGCCGTCGCCGAGGGGTGGTCCGTCCCCGATGACGTGCTTGTCCGCCGCCCGCTCGCGGACGGCGGCCCCGGATTCGTCGAGGTCCTCGCCACGGCGCTGGGCGGCAGGCGCATCCCGGTGTCGACCGTCGACCCGCTCGGCCGGCCGGCACCGGGCGAGATCCTGGTCGCCGGAGGCACCGCTTACGTGGAGAGCGCCCAGGCCTGCGGCCTGCACCTGCTGGCGACGAGTGAGCGTGACCCGAAGGCGACCATCTCCTACGGCCTCGGCATCCTGCTCACCGCTGCGGTGGAGAGCGGCGCCACCGAGGTCGTGGTGGGTCTCGGCGGCTCGGCGGTGAACGACGCGGGCGCCGGCATGCTGGCCGCCCTCGGCGCGGCGCCGGTCGACGTCGCCGGAAACGTCCTGCCCTACGGCGGCGGCCCGCTGATCACCGCGGCGGGACTGGCCGGCGAGCCCCGGCTGCGGCAGGTGAGCCTGGTGGCCGCGACCGACGTCGACAACCCGCTGACCGGCCTGCACGGCGCCAGCAACGTCTTCGGCCCGCAGAAGGGCGCCTCCCGGGAGGACGTGCTGCGCCTGGACGCGGCCCTGGAGCACTTCGCCGGCGTGCTGGAGAAGGCGTTCGGGCGAACAGGCCTGGCGGCCGAGCCGGGCGGTGGCGCGGCCGGCGGCCTGGGCGCCGCGCTGATCGCTCTCGGTGGCCGGGTGACCTCGGGTATCAACCTGGTCACGAATCTGATCGGCCTGGACGCCGAGCTCGACGCCGCCGATCTGGTGATCACCGGAGAGGGGTCGTTCGACCACCAGTCGCTGCGCGGCAAGGTGGTCGCCGGGATCGCCGCCGGAGCGCGGGACCGCGGCCTGCCGTGCGTGGTGCTGGCCGGGCGCAACGAGACCGGGCACCGGGAGGCCGCCGCGGCCGGGGTGACCGAGACGCACACGCTCGTGGAGCATTTCGGTTCCGTGGAACAGGCGCTCGCCGAACCGGCGCGCGGCCTGCGGGAACTCTCCGCCGAACTCGCCCAGCAGTGGAGCCGGTGA
- the coxB gene encoding cytochrome c oxidase subunit II codes for MGARSSATRPRAVGRAAGLGLGGATLLTLLSGCSLQDWGDAFGHFGWPSDGISLQAHEMYDLWIASVLAALAVGIGVWGLIFWCVIRYRKRGDELPVQTRFNMPMEILYTVTPVLIVAVLFYYTAIVQTSVDKLSKNPDQVVEIVAFKWNWQFNYRDGMGVEAKTVASTIGSSDVIPILVLPVGETIRFEETSKDVIHSFWVPEMLFKRDVFPGSVRNVFEVTLDKEGRYVGRCAELCGTYHAFMNFELVTVSPEKFDQFIESKKSGASTQQAMAAIGFTGAESYATTTSPFNTRRQTHSWNQSDSVAAGK; via the coding sequence GTGGGCGCAAGGAGTTCGGCCACACGGCCGCGGGCAGTAGGCCGAGCGGCCGGGCTGGGTCTCGGCGGTGCGACGCTGCTGACGCTGCTCTCGGGTTGCTCGCTGCAGGACTGGGGAGACGCGTTCGGCCACTTCGGATGGCCGAGTGACGGCATCAGCCTGCAGGCGCACGAGATGTACGACCTCTGGATCGCGTCGGTGCTCGCGGCTCTCGCCGTCGGCATCGGTGTGTGGGGCCTGATCTTCTGGTGTGTGATCCGGTACCGCAAGCGCGGCGACGAGCTGCCCGTGCAGACCCGGTTCAACATGCCGATGGAGATCCTCTACACGGTCACGCCGGTCCTGATCGTCGCGGTGCTCTTCTACTACACCGCCATCGTGCAGACCAGCGTGGACAAGCTGTCGAAGAACCCCGATCAGGTCGTCGAGATCGTGGCGTTCAAGTGGAACTGGCAGTTCAACTACCGCGACGGCATGGGCGTCGAGGCGAAGACCGTCGCGTCGACGATCGGCTCGTCGGACGTCATCCCGATCCTGGTCCTGCCGGTCGGCGAGACGATCCGCTTCGAGGAGACCAGCAAGGACGTCATCCACTCGTTCTGGGTGCCGGAGATGCTGTTCAAGCGGGACGTGTTCCCGGGCAGCGTGCGCAACGTCTTCGAGGTGACCCTCGACAAGGAGGGACGCTACGTCGGCCGCTGCGCCGAGCTCTGCGGGACGTACCACGCCTTCATGAACTTCGAGCTGGTCACCGTCTCCCCGGAGAAGTTCGACCAGTTCATCGAGTCGAAGAAGAGCGGCGCCTCGACCCAGCAGGCGATGGCCGCGATCGGCTTCACCGGCGCGGAGTCGTACGCGACCACCACGTCGCCGTTCAACACCCGGCGCCAGACGCACAGCTGGAACCAGTCCGATTCCGTCGCGGCAGGGAAGTAG